Genomic segment of Paenibacillus sp. FSL R5-0623:
GTGCGTTTATTTTAGTTAAAGCAACCCGGATACATCCCTGTTGTAATCGCAATCCGGTTCCAGTTGTTAATCGTATTAATGGCCAGGATCAGATCCACCAGTTCGGATTCACTGAAATGTTCACGGACCTTATCGTACAATGCAAGGGGTACACCGTGTTCCGAGATTCGGGTCACTGCTTCAGCCAGTTCCAGCATAACACGTTCTTGATCCGTGAAGAAAGGCACTTCACGCCACACACTCAGCAATAAAATATGATCCGCGTAATCTCCCAGTTTCATCAGATCTTTGGCATGCATATCGAGACAAAAGGCGCAGCCATTAATCTGGGACACGCGGATTTTCAACAGCTCATACATTACTTTATTTTCAAATTGCCCGGATATATATTGCTCCATCGCCATCATCGCTTTAAAAGCACCTGGACTCACTGCTCTGTAGTTCGTTCTTAAATTCATTTCTCATTCGCCTCCGTCATTTGGTTTACATACTGTAGACAAATGACAACCGGGATCTGTGACAATCTTTGCGAAAATTTCTTTATGCCCATGCATTCATATCGGCAAGGAGTGTTTTAATATGATAACTTCCAATGAAAACCATACCGTGACATCTGAATTGCCTAGGGGTTGCACGTTCACCGCTGAAGACTGGCATGTATTATCCCAATATTGGTACCCGGTAGCACAACCGACAAGCCCCTGGCTGCTCAATTACTCGATGTGAAGCTGGTTCTCTATCGCAGTAATGACCAGATTGTGGTAGCCAAGGATCTTTGTTTTCACCGCGGGACTCCACTTAGCAAAGGCTGGGTAGAAAATGGTGAGATTGTCTGCCCTTATCACGGTTTCCGTTATAATTGTGAAGGAAAATGTACCGCAGTACCCGCACACCCAAGCTCCAAGATCTCGCCCAAGCTCAAACTCATTGTGTACCCAGCAGTTGAACGTTATGGCTTGATCTGGACTACTTTGGCGGGAACAGAAGAACAGATCCCCTCCTTCCCTGGATGGGATGATCCGGATTATATCAATATTTTACCACCCCACTTTGACATCGCTGGTTCCTCTGGACGACAAATGGAGGGTTTCCTGGATGTATCCCATTTTGCCTATGTGCATACCGAAACGTTTGGTGACCGAAACAACACAGAAGTCCCCCAATATAAAGTGAAACGCGAAGGTAATGAGTTACTGGCCGAGTATTGGAGTACGGTAAGTAACTATGGCAAAGGGCAAGATCTTGTTGCACCTGAAGGTTTTCAATGGCTGCGCGAGTTTCGGGTGTTTCCACCCTTTGCGGCTTCTCTTACGGTACATTTCCCAGGTGAGGACAAGCTGAATATTCTGAATTGTGCTTCGCCGATCTCTGCCCGTTATACACGTCTATTCTGTCCAATCACACGCAACTTTGACAAAGATGCTCCGATTGAAGACACAATCAAGTTCAACTTGCAGGTATTTGAAGAAGACCGTGAGATGGTCGAGTCACAGAAACCGGAGGATCTGCCCCTTGATCTGCATGCCGAGGCCCATATTCCCGCAGACCGTACTTCGATTGCTTATCGTCAATTATTAACGGAGCTTGGCTTGGGACGAAATTACACATCGTAAATTATATAGGTGTTCTTCTTTAACCTCAGGTAAGTTATCGATGATGCATGTCAGCTCCTAAAAGTCTTGAAGTACCATCCTGCGGACTCTGGGGAAGGGTAGACCATTTTCTAAGGAACACAGGGAGTCTTATTAGGCTGTCATGTTCTCTTTTTAAATCGTAAGGAACCTCAGACACTTTATTTCCCAAAATCCCCCGTTAAAGACACTTCATACGGCTGTTTATTCTGATATAACATGTCTCAGATTCTTTAGATTTCTGAGAACGCCTCAAACCCTTAATTAAGACGCCTTCGATTCGTTAGCGCTTCATACTTCGCTCTAAACACGTTCAGGTATGCATCTGCTTTCAGCAGGTTTGAAGACAACTTTAATCAACAAAAGAAGCGTTCCTTTGCGGACGCTTCTTTTGCTATACCTAATTTAACTGAAATACTTATGTGTATTAGATAAACCTCGCCTCATGACCGTCATCTTTCCTCTTGATTATTCGTATTCATAGGAAGCTCTCTATAATACGGACAGCCAGGCTCATGAATAATACGTGGATCAACCCAAGTGCCCCAGTACGGAAGACGGTTTACGTAAGGTTGCATGTTTGGTTGGTTGTTCGGCTGTGAGTTGGGCTGCATGTTTGGTTGTAAATTGGGTTGTGTGTTTGGTTGTGTGTTTGGTTGCATGTTTGGCTGTACATTAGGCATTACGTAAAGCTGATGATTCACATTTGGAGCACTGTTAGAGACAGGAGCAGTTGAAGCCTGGCAATCTGCCGGCGGGCCAATAATCACTGTTTTTTGGATGGGGGCGAGCGCTTCTTGAACTTTTGTCTCGTCCAGACAGTACGTATGAGCCAGAACATTCGCAGGGGTAAGACGCAAGATGTCTGAGCCAAATATCGCTTCAGGCACAGGTGCATCGAAGATCGCCAGTAAGTGCGTATGATCTACAGTAGCCATTTCATAGTGCCACCAACCTTGTGGTACATTAGCCACCTGCCCTGGAGTAATCGGGAAATGAAGCAATACATTGGTGAACGGATTAATGAGGGACACGACGGCCGAACCGCTGATGCAGTATACCAGTTCAGTTGCATTCTGATGAATGTGTGGTTCAACCACATTGCCAGTGCTGAGGAAAATATCCAGTAAAGAAGCATTGCCCAATGTGTTCAACTGTTTGATGGAAAGTGCGTTAATATAGTTGTTCTCGTCCTTTTTGAATAACGGATTTTTGCTCAAATCGTAAGTAAATTCGGTGGTTGGTAAAGTAAAATCCATGTATGAGGTTGCCAAAATAAAACGCCTGCCCTTCGCTCTCGGTTTAGGTCATAACCTATATCCCAGCTTATGCCCAGCGCCCAGATTCGTGAGCCCATTTCCGCCAAGTTATCGTCGCATAACAAATATCCCTGACTCGGACATCCCGAGCAGGGCTCTATTTGTTACATGTTCTTTTTCATTTCCCAGACTTCTTCCCAATGGGTACCAAATGGGATATTCATTAAATCTACATACTCCAGCCAGTGCATTCTTGTGACAACATCCGGAGTTCCCTCAATCAGTGCATTTGTCACCAGTAAAGCACGCAGATTCTTCAGTTTTTCCAACTCCGGAGGGAGTTCACGTATACCAGAATATACTATCTCCAGATACTTCAGCTCACTTAATTCACCAATCTCAGGCGGGATACAATTTAATCCCAACTCAGTTTGAGGCTTGGGCCTCCAACCAGGTGCAGATTCAAAAGGACTGCCACAATAAATTCTTAACTCTTGAAGTTGCTTCAGTTTCCCGATCTCTGCCGGAATACGTTCCAGATCCAGCGTTGTAATGACCAATCTTTCCAATGAAGTAAGTTCAAACAGACCTGCAGGGAGGGAGTACAGATTCTGCTCAAAAATGGTCAACTCCTTCAGGTGCTTCAACTCCCGAATTCGTTCGGGAAGCTCACTTAAACCATGTAAGCTGATATCCAGCTTATCGGTCTGATGCCTGATCGCATCGTCCAGAAGATGGTCAATTTCCTTATGACGATCCAAATCAAAGAACACCCCCGGAATCCGCTCCATAAGTTCACTCGCTTCTTTGTATGTAATCCTCATGCCGTACATATGCTCATGGGCAACAGAGAAAAAATAATCATTTCCGTCTTCTGTCATAAAGCAAAGATCGTCCGGCAATGACGGGTAACACCAATCATGAAAACGGTTGGCTTCTTCTTTGAGCACTTGACCCGATTCCGGAGTACAGCGATATGTATAATAGATGCCTTCGGAATAATAGGCTCCGCTTTTCAGCATCATCTCTTCCATCGTAGTACGTTCCACAAGATAGGGCTCCAATCTCTCTAACACACGAACTACTTCCGGTATCTCGTTCTCTTCGTACCTTTTTCTGTCTACCAGCATGAAACGATCTGCCTTCTCTATCAATTCGTCAATCAACAGTTCATAGGCAGTTCCTCTTGGATCAGTGTGAAAAGCTACGGCCACCTTATATTTCCCCCTTCATATTTATATTCATAATTTCAATCTGCTGTATCATCTGAAACCACTGTGGCATAGGCTGATATCATCAATCCAGTCATTGGAGGCTTGTTACATGGCATACGGCCCTGGTTCATTATCATCCCCGCAACCTGCGGGTTATCCTTACCCTTATTATCCGCCACCCCCACCGTATCCTTACCCTTATCCCTATCCATACCCGCCCATCGTTCCTGTTCCACTACCATATCCGATCGGCGGCCCTTGGTGGCATGGTGGATATCCAGGTGGTGGTTACCCCGGTGGTGGCTATCCCGGTGGACACCCTGGTCATTTCCCAGGAAGTGGTTATCCAGGCGGACCTCACGGCGGTGGACCTGGCGGCCCGGGTGGTCTTGGTGGACACGGAGGACCTCCAGGCGGAGGATTTCACGGACATCGTTTCTTTCAGTGGTAATCATTAGACTTATTCAAAGTATTTGTTCAGATAAAGGAGCTGCTTCGGCAGCTTCTTTATTATTGAAGGAATTTTCTAATCGTGCAGGACTTTTAATACGTGATCTCATCCATCATCTTCAGATTACGGTTCGACATGCTGAGGAGATCCGTGAAGGTAGGTGTAAGGTAATAGACAAAGTCCGGATCGTGAACGTACATAATAATCTGTCCATACGTCCCTTCCTCCGTTGGATCGAAATCGAGCATCAGATACAGTGAACCTCCGGCGATCGTTGCAAAAGGAATCCATTGTTTATGGAACAGGTATGGCTTGATCTCCGGGTCCAACTGGCTGATCTCGTCCTCAGAATAGTACTCTTCGAGCTTCTCATCCACTTCACAGAAGTATTGTTTGGTCTCTCGAATCTCTTCCAATGACATCAGATAAAAGGGTGTACAACGCCCACCCTCGGCATCACCTGGGTACAGCATATGCAGCCCGTAACCACTGCCATCTTTCCTTTGGTAAAAGGTGCGAAAATCGCCAGGTAGCCTGACGCCATACTCCTTTTCGAATAGATCCAGACTTTCCTCGGATGCACCTTCCCGATGTTGATATTCTTCAAACAATTGCCGAATCTCTTGATCCTGTATTCTCTCATCTAACAAGTGATTCAGCTCATCCATTAACACGTTTAATGATACATTCGGCTCCAATCTCACCACACCTCCCCTATCTCAGTTCTTCTCTTCTTGTAGATACTGATGATATCCCCAAAACGCTTCTTCCTCTCCGCCGCCTTCAATCAGAATCATGACTGCGTAAGATAACAAATTAAGCCATTGTTCCATCAATGCCACCTGTTCGTCCGAAATGAGGTTGTTGCTGCGAAGCATACCCTCAGGTTCAACGGCCCAGGCACGGGCCATGTGAGTAATTCCCCATAGACATGCCATGACTTCCCCATCCAGTGTAGACCGCGCAAGTTCTGGTGCCAGAACCAGTAATATCTCCATCAACTCATGAAAATTCCCCTCAATCAAATGTCCACGGAAAGGCCGCAGACTGCCAATAAAACCGTTCTCCATCTTGGGATGACTCAGATCATCATAGGAAAAGGAGTGACATTTTAATAACGTTACAGCCTCTTCACGTTCCATTCGTTCACCCCTTTACAGGTTGTCATGCTGCCTCTCACCAGCGCAGAGGTTCTTCTCCACGCCACAACACATTCCGCTCCAATTCACAAAGAGCGCCTGTACCGATCCCGTACTCGTCCATTTCTTTGGAATAAAGATCAAGCACATGCAGCATGCCACCATATGTGCCAACTGCCAGCTTGGACTGCCCTGGCGATACGGCGAGAGAATAGATGGTACTTCCCACAAAATGACGCCATACTTCCTTACCCTCGCCATTTACACAATATAGATAACCATATGCATCCCCAAGCACCATGCCTGCCTCTATTTCCACCGCTGCATACACTCGTGCATTCTCATCCATCACTGGCCAATCTTCCTTCGTTTCATTGCCTGCAATTGATTCCAGCCGGACCTGTATCGTGACCCCATTATAGAAATGACATGCGTTAAACCAGACGGTCTGGTTATCACTGGTGAATGCTGCATAATGAGGGTAGCTCGATTCTGGATAGAGAGAGTATGTCTTGTTCAGCTGGCGGTCCATCACCATATGATTGCTCCCTTGGCTGCCATAGGCAATCCACCGACCATCCCGAGATACCGCTGCATGTCCCATGTCTAACTGTGTATCCTCTAGCTCATATTCTTCGATCTCTGCCAGATCTGGATGAAGCAAGGTCACTTGATCTTGCGCTACCAGATATATCCCGTATCGTGAATGTATGAGTAGTGCTCTGCCTTCATCCATAGGTATAAGTCCTTCAAGTGTCCGTTCGGGATGCTCACAGTCCGCAAGTGATTCAATCCGAGGTAATGCCGACTGTATCCGGGCTTGAATATCTTCCCATCGATATGTCGCTATCTCCTGTCCTTCCAACTTGCGATCTGGCTGACGAATGATACGAATCCCATCCGGTCCTGCAAGCGCAAAGTCCAATCCGTCTGATGAGCAACCTGCAAAAGTATATGGAGTGATCAACTGCCATCCGTGCTGATCCATCGTATATATCTGACTATTCTCCGTGAAAACTCCCGTATTACATACAATCGTTTCCTCGTTCAGATAACCTACAACTTTGACCGCTTGCATGGAAGCCTGAAACGCCTCGTTCAAAGGCCACGTCGCTGCTGGCAGCTCACGTCGGAGCATCTCCAAGTCACCGTGGAGATTGGCCTGTCTCACCATCTGGAATACTTCAGTACTCATTCCGCTTCTGGAGTCTCCCTCCAGCTCGGATTCATCCGGTTGCTCTCCACGCATACTTCTCCGGACAAATGCATTGACATCCCTTGCATAACGCTTACCTTCATTGCGCCATTGTTCCGCGATGTCTTTCTTTAACCAACTCATCTGTTCCCCTCCACTATGCCTCTATTTATATGCCATGCAATGATGTGCTTGCAAGAACAAACTGATTTCGTTATCCATCGCCTCCTCCGCACCATTCTTTTCTTCATAGAACAGGGCAACTTCTCGCCCAGTGGCGTAGTTAAATCGTAGATATCCTCCCATCGATACCATAAACAGCTTGCACATGTACTCATTCTCCAACACAGTATCCCACTTAAATTCTGTTTTGCATGTATCGGCGAGTTCCTTCATGGAGCTTCCCTGTTCCGTCCCTGAAAAATGGTAAAACGTATGTTTCCGAAGCTCATTCCACGGTTCAAAGTATAATGGCGTTATCGGTTTATCCTGATGGTAATACCCACAATAGATCCGGTCCAGCGTTTCACCAAATTCAGTCTCCGAGCATGTCCATAAGGTGATATTCTCATCATGACGCGGTAGCCACAACAGCCCCTCAACTTCCGGATGAACAGCAAGGAAATCTCCATCTACAGAACTGCCGATGGAGATGCACTGCTCAAGTTGATGCTGACTTATAGGCGAATCATCCGTATGTATCCAAAAATCATATTCCACAAAAGGCTTCAACACTTCTGGGTCTGGCCTCTGCACATTCATCCATCCCGTATAAGTACCTTCCCCATATTGTTCAATCCAGGTGCGGTATGATAAAGGTAGCGAGATGCCGTGCTGTTGTTCAAAGTGATCCAGTTCCTCTGTTGGAACCGGCTTAAGTACACGGGTTACAATATACATTTTTCGACATCTCCCATCTCAGTTTGGTTCATTCGTTTTCAGGATCTAAGCCAGTTCTTCCTGTACAATTTCAGTCCATACCCCTTTACGATTCAGAATGCGAATGGCAAAGGCATCATATCCATCACGCTTGACCTGATCAAAATGCATGCGCTCTCCCGTAATCAGTTCATATGCACCATTTTCATCTACATCTTCGCCAAACTCTTCATCCCAAGGCACATTGTAGTAGGCCGTCAACTCTACCTCAAAGATGTCCTCTCCTTCAACATCCAGGTAAGGACGAAGGGGTCTGTCATGTAGTGCTTTTTCCGAATAGGTCTCACATAACATGGCATCATATCCGTGCTTGGCGGTATCAATGAGCAGATAACGTTCACCCGTGACCGTATGCTCCGCATATACAAGAAGCGGTGTCGAATCATGCCAGGTAATCAGATCATCTTCGGTTAAGTCACCATAATAAAAAATATGGAATTTATCATGACCATCACTCATTTGAAGTTTGCCTGTCCACTCCACTTCATCGGACTTTATGTTTACTTTCTTCCTAATTAATCCTTCCAGATAAGCAGGTCCGTGTTGTACACCATACTCATTCATCATCTCGCCTCCGATTTGTTCATTCGAATGGTAACCACTTTGTGTTCCTCATCCACCGTCAGTTTCACATCAATGTTTAACTTGTCGCGAAATAACGCCGTAATATTGATATAGGGATCGCGCACGGCTTCACCGCCACCACCATTCGTAGAACGGCTCATTCCCTGATGAATAATGGATTCTACCAGCTGTTTATCTCCCTTGCCGATGTTATTGTAGGTGTAGATCACCTGCCCATCCTGATCATACAGATTCAAAACCGTTGTGAAGTCATTGGCGTTCTCATACTGTCTCTCGGTCTGTACATAGTTGTGATCAGTGCGTTGATAGTTTATAGTACCAGCCAGATACGGATTGTCCCCACCGGGCTTCACTTCATACTCCCGATAGGCCAGATTAAACAGGTATTGGATATGATTCATATCAATTCGGTAATAAAACTGACGGTTATCTCCCCCTTTGTCCATCGCTGCAAAACTGTTAATCAGCGGCCAGGCTTCATAGGACTTCCCATTAACCTCAACGGCGAGAGCATAGTCAGATAATACTGTCTCTTTTTGAAATACACCAAATGTCTGTAAAATAAAATAAGCCGGAATCATCAATACACCCAGAATGATTGCAAAAATAGTCAATTTTACGCGTAGTTTCATATCTTCTCTCCTTGCGGCCTTAACGCTTCATCTTCAATTTCATTCTCATCCAGTCTTGTGCTGAAGCTTTGACAGTGTACGCACAACCACATCCCTGTTCTTCGCATCTTTGATATAAGCCGGAATACTATGTGAAGCCGTTCTTATAGGCATACTTCCGTATTTCACACGCAGATCTGCGGAGACATAAGCGATGAGATAATTCAGATGTTCCCGATTCACAGCCCATATTATTTTTCCTCTGAAATCATCCAGGAAGTATAATTCCAACCCGAATACAGGGTCTTTCCCTGCACGAACCTCCGAAAAAAACCTTTGGTATGTCAGCTTGGCATGTAATTCTACCTGATTAACAGAACCACAATGCGGACATTCCAGATGCGTCGATCGGTGAGACGTCTTCTTCTCGTCCGTGACTTCCACGTTAAACCAACGTTCACATACAGCACAATTACCCTTGGCGTTATATTGATACACTGATTCTTCTAAAGCTTGAACGTAACATTCGAAACACTTCCATCCCAGTTGATCATTCTGTTGTTCAATCGAAGCGTGCCCACCGCATTTGGGACATTTCACATCAATCCGCTCGCCCCGTTGAAGAACCGAATAGAAACTGTACTTATACGCACCTTCATCTTCGAAACGTTTCATCCTGTATCCCACCCTTCTCCTGAAACTATGACACACACCACGTCAGAATACTCAAAATTTACCAATCCATCTCTCTAAAATTATATGAAACTCCGTTCCTCAGCACAAGAATTGAAGCCAGATTATTGAAAACGGCTCTAATAAGACATACCCAAGTGTGTGCCTCATCACACTCGTCCCCACCTCAATAACGTAATCTATAACTAAATAACTACTGAAATGAAAGAAAACCTGCTTTTTAGATTGTGAAAAACATCACTTGAGTAAAGGTTGTGCAACTATGTTTTCCATACTGAATGTATATAAATGGTCACTCGTATTCGCTATATTCACAGCAACTCTCTCTCACTGTAGTTCAACCGATACGGTTAAACCCGTTCACCATGATGAAGTCTCATCCTCCTCTGCGATCAGTCAACCCCCGGTGGAACCGATCATTCGCAGAGAAGATTCTACGGTATATATTGAAATGACGGCCCAAGTTACAGATGTCGAAATCTCCGAAGGTGTGATCTATAACGCTTGGACGTTTAATGGTACCGTTCCCGGACCCGTCCTACGAGTGACCGAGGGAGATACTTTGGTGTTCACGTTAAAAAATAAAGATTCCAGCTTACCTCACTCTATGGATTTTCACGCTGTACATGCTGCTCCAAGTAGCAAATTTATTGATGTTATGCCAGGCGAGGAAGGTACATTCACTTATCCAACCTCCTCACCTGGTGTATTCATGTATCACTGTGGAACCAAACCGGTCCTTGCCCATATCGCAAACGGGATGTACGGCATGATTATTGTTGAACCCAAGGCAGGATACCCTTCCGATCACTTGATTGATCGTGAGTATACCCTTGTTCAGAGTGAATGGTACAAAGAACATGATTACGAGGCCTTTTTGAACGGGGAACCGGAATATGTCGTATTTAATGGCAATGATTATGGATTAGTAAAACATCCTCTGTTAGCCAAAGTAGGAGATACGGTGCGGATCTATATCAGTAATGCCGGACCCAATGAAGTCTCATCCTTCCACGTTGTAGGTACCATTATGGACCGTGTGTATACCGACGGGAATCCACGAAATATTCAGTATGGAATACAGACGGTTATGCTTCCCGCAAGTGGTGGAGCTGTCGTAGAGTTCACCGTGACCGAAGAAGGTGATTATGCGATTGTAACCCATCAGTTCAACCATGTAGCCAAAGGAGCTGCCGCTGTTCTGCGTGTGACCAAGGATGGTACGGATCATGGTGGACCCACGATGTCTCACTGAGACATGACAATAGATAATGGCTATACCTATCCTGAACCATTCGAGGTGATTAAACGATGATCTGTACACACGAAGCCAAGGATGCCTGTTTCTCCAAAGTATCTCTGTTCCAGCATCTTGATCCATCCGAAGCAGCATTGCTGATCTCCCTTCTGCATACCCGCAAATATAACAAAGGCGAAGTTGTCGTTCAGGAGGGCGAACGCTCAGATACGCTTTACGTGATCCACCAGGGATGTGTGAAGTTATCCAAATACAATGAAAATGGCAAGGAACATATTATTCGATTTCTGTTTCCCGGTGATTTCTTCGGACAAGATTCCCTGTTACACCAAAAACCACATGCGGCAAACGCCGATATTCTGGAGCCTTCGGCCATCTGCTCCATCAACAAACATGACTTTGACCAGTTACTTGAACATGATCCAAAGCTTGCTTACCATTTCCTGCTTGCCATTTCCAATCTTCTGCGTGAAACAGATGAATGGAACAGTTCGCTCAGTGCGATGACAACGGAACAGAAGATTGCCAAGCTGCTTTTGTATTTCCATACCCGAAATCATGCAAGGCATGAGATCCGCTTGCCTGTTTACAAAAAAGATATGGCTCTGTTACTCGGGATCACACCCGAAACACTTAGTCGTAAACTCGCTATAATGCAGACCCAGGGACTGCTTCAGGTTACAGGAAACTGCATCCTTATTCTTCAACTGGAGCAGCTTAGGGAAAAGGTTACTCACTGAACTAAAGATTTGACAATAACACTGAGATGACAGAATAACAGCGTATTTGGACAAGTATTATATTTCACATCAGATGTGAGTATCGTCACAGTGCGGGCTTACGTTAGCGTATACAGTTAAGAAAAGATCTACAGGAGGGTTTTGCGATGAATACGGTTGTTAAATTGGACAAACAGATCATTATGCACAAAATGCAGGAGTTATGTTCACTACTGTTACAAGATGAAGGATACAAA
This window contains:
- a CDS encoding multicopper oxidase domain-containing protein, whose protein sequence is MFSILNVYKWSLVFAIFTATLSHCSSTDTVKPVHHDEVSSSSAISQPPVEPIIRREDSTVYIEMTAQVTDVEISEGVIYNAWTFNGTVPGPVLRVTEGDTLVFTLKNKDSSLPHSMDFHAVHAAPSSKFIDVMPGEEGTFTYPTSSPGVFMYHCGTKPVLAHIANGMYGMIIVEPKAGYPSDHLIDREYTLVQSEWYKEHDYEAFLNGEPEYVVFNGNDYGLVKHPLLAKVGDTVRIYISNAGPNEVSSFHVVGTIMDRVYTDGNPRNIQYGIQTVMLPASGGAVVEFTVTEEGDYAIVTHQFNHVAKGAAAVLRVTKDGTDHGGPTMSH
- a CDS encoding SMI1/KNR4 family protein, which translates into the protein MYIVTRVLKPVPTEELDHFEQQHGISLPLSYRTWIEQYGEGTYTGWMNVQRPDPEVLKPFVEYDFWIHTDDSPISQHQLEQCISIGSSVDGDFLAVHPEVEGLLWLPRHDENITLWTCSETEFGETLDRIYCGYYHQDKPITPLYFEPWNELRKHTFYHFSGTEQGSSMKELADTCKTEFKWDTVLENEYMCKLFMVSMGGYLRFNYATGREVALFYEEKNGAEEAMDNEISLFLQAHHCMAYK
- a CDS encoding SMI1/KNR4 family protein, translated to MEPNVSLNVLMDELNHLLDERIQDQEIRQLFEEYQHREGASEESLDLFEKEYGVRLPGDFRTFYQRKDGSGYGLHMLYPGDAEGGRCTPFYLMSLEEIRETKQYFCEVDEKLEEYYSEDEISQLDPEIKPYLFHKQWIPFATIAGGSLYLMLDFDPTEEGTYGQIIMYVHDPDFVYYLTPTFTDLLSMSNRNLKMMDEITY
- a CDS encoding cupin domain-containing protein: MATSYMDFTLPTTEFTYDLSKNPLFKKDENNYINALSIKQLNTLGNASLLDIFLSTGNVVEPHIHQNATELVYCISGSAVVSLINPFTNVLLHFPITPGQVANVPQGWWHYEMATVDHTHLLAIFDAPVPEAIFGSDILRLTPANVLAHTYCLDETKVQEALAPIQKTVIIGPPADCQASTAPVSNSAPNVNHQLYVMPNVQPNMQPNTQPNTQPNLQPNMQPNSQPNNQPNMQPYVNRLPYWGTWVDPRIIHEPGCPYYRELPMNTNNQEER
- a CDS encoding carboxymuconolactone decarboxylase family protein, whose amino-acid sequence is MNLRTNYRAVSPGAFKAMMAMEQYISGQFENKVMYELLKIRVSQINGCAFCLDMHAKDLMKLGDYADHILLLSVWREVPFFTDQERVMLELAEAVTRISEHGVPLALYDKVREHFSESELVDLILAINTINNWNRIAITTGMYPGCFN
- a CDS encoding leucine-rich repeat domain-containing protein — protein: MAVAFHTDPRGTAYELLIDELIEKADRFMLVDRKRYEENEIPEVVRVLERLEPYLVERTTMEEMMLKSGAYYSEGIYYTYRCTPESGQVLKEEANRFHDWCYPSLPDDLCFMTEDGNDYFFSVAHEHMYGMRITYKEASELMERIPGVFFDLDRHKEIDHLLDDAIRHQTDKLDISLHGLSELPERIRELKHLKELTIFEQNLYSLPAGLFELTSLERLVITTLDLERIPAEIGKLKQLQELRIYCGSPFESAPGWRPKPQTELGLNCIPPEIGELSELKYLEIVYSGIRELPPELEKLKNLRALLVTNALIEGTPDVVTRMHWLEYVDLMNIPFGTHWEEVWEMKKNM
- a CDS encoding aromatic ring-hydroxylating dioxygenase subunit alpha, with amino-acid sequence MVPGSTTDKPLAAQLLDVKLVLYRSNDQIVVAKDLCFHRGTPLSKGWVENGEIVCPYHGFRYNCEGKCTAVPAHPSSKISPKLKLIVYPAVERYGLIWTTLAGTEEQIPSFPGWDDPDYINILPPHFDIAGSSGRQMEGFLDVSHFAYVHTETFGDRNNTEVPQYKVKREGNELLAEYWSTVSNYGKGQDLVAPEGFQWLREFRVFPPFAASLTVHFPGEDKLNILNCASPISARYTRLFCPITRNFDKDAPIEDTIKFNLQVFEEDREMVESQKPEDLPLDLHAEAHIPADRTSIAYRQLLTELGLGRNYTS
- a CDS encoding Crp/Fnr family transcriptional regulator, whose translation is MICTHEAKDACFSKVSLFQHLDPSEAALLISLLHTRKYNKGEVVVQEGERSDTLYVIHQGCVKLSKYNENGKEHIIRFLFPGDFFGQDSLLHQKPHAANADILEPSAICSINKHDFDQLLEHDPKLAYHFLLAISNLLRETDEWNSSLSAMTTEQKIAKLLLYFHTRNHARHEIRLPVYKKDMALLLGITPETLSRKLAIMQTQGLLQVTGNCILILQLEQLREKVTH